A genomic segment from Dendropsophus ebraccatus isolate aDenEbr1 chromosome 7, aDenEbr1.pat, whole genome shotgun sequence encodes:
- the TMSB10 gene encoding thymosin beta-10 — MADKPDLGEIGRFDKSKLKKTETQEKNTLPTKETIEQEKQN, encoded by the exons ATGGCAGACAAGCCAGATCTGGGAGAAATCGGCCGGTTTGATAAATCCAAACTGAAGAAAACCGAGACCCAAGAGAAGAACACGCTACCTACAAAGGAGA CCAtcgagcaagagaaacagaactgA